Below is a genomic region from Osmia bicornis bicornis chromosome 3, iOsmBic2.1, whole genome shotgun sequence.
CAGCAAGGTCTTATATTGTACTTGTCATTATACAGTAGAACATCCCCAGTATTTTGTAAACCAACACTTTTTTCGCTTATAAGCTGAGATTATCGAACGTGTCTAAATAATTTTGGACAGTGGCGGTGTTCCAGCAACGCACCATCATCCCTTGGTGGGTTCTTGAATTGTGTCAGGTTCGCAGCAAtagaaaacagaaaaatagGAGTGATTAATAGTAATCGAcacaatttatttacaatagaaaaacatatcagatgtattatacatttattatattatgtataattCTAGGCGAGTTAGCCTGACCTTAACAAACTCGCCGCGCGTCTCTCGCCGCCTGGTATCCGAATAGTAGTAAATGATCAAACGCCACAACTAATCCATAATAAACGTGCACTTATCTAATAAAGCTTTCAAACGGTACATAATGTAACGATGCAATGCAAGAACACTCGTAGTAATAACTTATAACGTAAAGTAAACGCAAGTAAACTAGATAAGAAAATACATAAGAAAATCCTCTTCGATCTGATGCATTTTCTCCCCATCTTGTAACAGAATCTCTACAGAATcgatattatattacatagaAAGGATTAGAAATTCCCGAAATTCGATATCGATATCGCTACTTTAGGGAAGTTTATTGCAATATTGATCGTACGTATACGAGGACATAAATATGCTTCCGTTTTAAAAAACGATGCATAATATGCTTCTGTTATTTCTCGTTTGGAGATTGGCAGAAACGTTTCCTTGCCCACCATATAGCTGCGAGAGCAGCAGCTAGAAACCCAATTCCAGCCACTATGCCCATAGAAATTGCCCTGTTTCTACGATACGCTGGTACTTCCAAACTAATCCGCTCGCTACTCGCTACGTCGTCCGATACTGATACTGCAGACACGTCGAATGTGTAATAGCTCTCACCCTCTAGTGGTTTCACtggagaaataatttttatttatctctGAAAAAAGACATTTTTCCGCTatcaatttaataaagaaGAACAATCACCCAAATAGTAAGTGTCGGTCGTTTCCGCTCTTCCGTCCAATTTTTCAGATGGTCCTCGGTACCATCTGACCGCGTATAATCTCAGCTGATCTCTTCCATAAGCGGGTGGTTCCCAAGTGACCAAATAGCCCTGCGCTGTCGCTTGAACTCGAACGTTTAACGGTGCTCCCATTCTCTCGtctattaaattgaaaatattactCTCTGTTATATCTATCAACGGTAAAACGAATAAGAGGTTAAACAAACAGAAGTGATTTTACCTATAGGGCTACGGTACTCTGACACTGAATTCTCATCGATGTTATCTGAAATATGTGTGTTGAACAGATATTATTCTATGACAATTATATGTAGTATGTAATATATAGTATATAGTATATAGTATGATACAGAAAACATACGGGGCTGTGTAAATATCCGAAGTGTTTTACTAAACATCCCATCACCGTGTTTGTCCTGACTGAGCACCATAAACTCGTATTCGCGTCCGGGATTCAAATTGTTCACGGTCGCCTCGGTGATTTTTCTTGATACGATCTTCATCGTTCTCCATTCCGAGGTATCGGTAGGTCTATACCTaacaatagaaataatatcaatcattattactatgttcTCTAAGCTTTTGACTGTTGGAAGTTTCTTTATTTACCAGACCGAATATTCCATCTTTGGTCTCACGTATCCCGGTACCCAAGTTAAAGTAACCGCATTATTGCTACTGTTGGCGCTGAGGTTGTACGGTGCCCTCGGAGGAACGTTTAAAACCATTAATTCCGTGTCTGCCACCACAGTTGCTGCTTCGTTGCTAGCTGCACATTGATACAATCCTCTATCCTGCTCTTGAATTCGGTCGATCGTTAAATTGCCACCGATTACTAGCGTCCTGTTGCCCCTTGCCACTGGCGCACCAtccttttaaaaaaaaagagcaaaTTAAAAACAGTAAGACCCTGAGAAATGTTCGACGAACAACGTGTAAAGTGTTAAGTGTTAAGTGTTAAGTGTAAAGtaatgataatgaaaaataccTTGTACCAAACAATTGCCGGTCGATGAGATTGATCGCCGTCCCTGGCGTCGCAGGGTATCTCCAAATTCTCGCCCAATTTCCTGATGTACAGATGCTGAGGGGTCATGGTAAACACTGGCGGCCTCTGCACAATCTGTCGAACAATGTTCTCAAATTAGAAGGAAGAAACGCTTGAGGTCGAGGCTCGCTTAACAAACAGCAGACTGGCCTCGCTTCGGTTTGAAAACCTTACATTACaattggaaaataaaagaacgaCTTAACACTCGTCTGCGAATAGTCAATGGACTTGA
It encodes:
- the LOC114876097 gene encoding protein borderless isoform X1, giving the protein MCQATRIHQLLGIFLCCQAFSYSLILEEDNEPNYLSAGVGEYAVFNCDLDFPHETPIPYILQWNRDSRTIFSWYNGHPSVGLGYEGRVHLLEDAASRGYGQGSINLTNIRESDQGWYECRVIFPNRTPNSRNNGTWFHLGIDGASPFPTSVPGETLLAVPPVNKTVMEGESVSFDCVAKGEKSVVNWFREGVEITEIEDLKRKTSIAEDGTLKINSAAMGDLGEYTCVVTGETGDQQSASAFLNVQYKAKVIYAPREVYLPYGKPALLDCHFRANPPLTNLRWEKDGFLFDPYNVQGVFYRRNGSLYFSKVDETHSGSYTCTPYNELGTEGPSPSITVIVQRPPVFTMTPQHLYIRKLGENLEIPCDARDGDQSHRPAIVWYKDGAPVARGNRTLVIGGNLTIDRIQEQDRGLYQCAASNEAATVVADTELMVLNVPPRAPYNLSANSSNNAVTLTWVPGYVRPKMEYSVWYRPTDTSEWRTMKIVSRKITEATVNNLNPGREYEFMVLSQDKHGDGMFSKTLRIFTQPHNIDENSVSEYRSPIDERMGAPLNVRVQATAQGYLVTWEPPAYGRDQLRLYAVRWYRGPSEKLDGRAETTDTYYLVKPLEGESYYTFDVSAVSVSDDVASSERISLEVPAYRRNRAISMGIVAGIGFLAAALAAIWWARKRFCQSPNEK
- the LOC114876097 gene encoding protein borderless isoform X2, whose translation is MCQATRIHQLLGIFLCCQAFSYSLILEEDNEPNYLSAGVGEYAVFNCDLDFPHETPIPYILQWNRDSRTIFSWYNGHPSVGLGYEGRVHLLEDAASRGYGQGSINLTNIRESDQGWYECRVIFPNRTPNSRNNGTWFHLGIDGETLLAVPPVNKTVMEGESVSFDCVAKGEKSVVNWFREGVEITEIEDLKRKTSIAEDGTLKINSAAMGDLGEYTCVVTGETGDQQSASAFLNVQYKAKVIYAPREVYLPYGKPALLDCHFRANPPLTNLRWEKDGFLFDPYNVQGVFYRRNGSLYFSKVDETHSGSYTCTPYNELGTEGPSPSITVIVQRPPVFTMTPQHLYIRKLGENLEIPCDARDGDQSHRPAIVWYKDGAPVARGNRTLVIGGNLTIDRIQEQDRGLYQCAASNEAATVVADTELMVLNVPPRAPYNLSANSSNNAVTLTWVPGYVRPKMEYSVWYRPTDTSEWRTMKIVSRKITEATVNNLNPGREYEFMVLSQDKHGDGMFSKTLRIFTQPHNIDENSVSEYRSPIDERMGAPLNVRVQATAQGYLVTWEPPAYGRDQLRLYAVRWYRGPSEKLDGRAETTDTYYLVKPLEGESYYTFDVSAVSVSDDVASSERISLEVPAYRRNRAISMGIVAGIGFLAAALAAIWWARKRFCQSPNEK